One genomic window of Quercus lobata isolate SW786 chromosome 9, ValleyOak3.0 Primary Assembly, whole genome shotgun sequence includes the following:
- the LOC115960890 gene encoding putative RING-H2 finger protein ATL21A, with amino-acid sequence MNILKVTSSILFFSFFFFSFSYLATSTESCKNSVCSPNSPGIHFPFRIQSRQPESCGYPGFDLSCNNATQTVLLNLPYSGQFIVQGIDYTTQQIWINDPNNCLPKQLLSLNLSGSPFKGVYHQEFSFFNCSSGLLKDQLTPIICLSDSNHTIFATSSRRVAALLLSACKFITNVSVPVQWPFYEQILSSDLNDDLWLTWDEPSGCGKCESRGGQCGFKTNSSQEIVCSNVPHQSGFTRSKRYAITVGVGVPGSMCLLGLLCFLFGKIESYNARRHIEIPEFNPTIAPPPKIMVGLDRPTTESYPKIVLGESWCLPKPNDNTCPICLSEYQSKETLKTIPKCQHCFHIECIDEWFSLNVTCPICRNSPQ; translated from the exons ATGAACATTCTCAAAGTCACTTCCTccatcctcttcttctccttcttcttcttctccttctcatACCTTGCAACCAGCACAGAGTCATGCAAAAACTCCGTTTGCAGCCCCAACAGCCCGGGAATTCACTTCCCATTCCGGATACAAAGCCGTCAGCCGGAGTCATGTGGCTATCCGGGTTTTGATTTATCCTGCAATAATGCAACCCAAACAGTGCTTCTGAACCTGCCTTATTCAGGACAATTCATTGTCCAAGGGATAGACTATACCACACAGCAAATATGGATCAATGATCCAAATAACTGCCTCCCTAAACAGCTTCTTTCGCTTAATCTCTCTGGTTCTCCCTTTAAGGGTGTATATCATCAAGAATTTTCATTCTTTAACTGCTCCTCTGGTTTATTGAAAGATCAATTAACACCTATTATTTGTCTTAGCGATTCAAATCACACAATATTTGCTACCTCGTCTAGAAGAGTTGCTGCACTTTTGTTATCAGCTTGTAAGTTCATTACAAATGTTTCGGTTCCAGTTCAGTGGCCATTTTATGAGCAAATATTATCCTCAGACCTTAATGATGATCTCTGGCTAACTTGGGATGAACCTTCTGGTTGTGGAAAGTGTGAGTCACGAGGAGGGCAGTGTGGGTTCAAAACCAATTCAAGCCAGGAAATTGTGTGCTCTAATGTTCCTCATCAGTCCG GATTTACAAGGAGCAAACGCTATGCCATTACCGTTGGTGTTGGAGTACCGGGAAGTATGTGCTTGCTAGGGCTACTATGTTTTCTCTTTGGCAAGATCGAATCCTATAATGCTAGAAGACACATTGAAATCCCAGAATTCAATCCTACAATTGCTCCACCGCCCAAAATTATGGTGGGCCTTGATAGGCCCACAACAGAGTCATACCCAAAAATAGTTCTTGGTGAGAGTTGGTGCCTACCCAAGCCCAATGACAACACTTGCCCAATATGTTTGTCAGAGTACCAGTCTAAGGAGACTCTAAAGACCATACCTAAATGCCAGCATTGTTTTCACATTGAATGCATTGATGAATGGTTTAGCTTGAATGTTACGTGCCCCATTTGTCGGAATTCTCCCCAATGA
- the LOC115960891 gene encoding putative RING-H2 finger protein ATL21A has translation MNILEVTSSILFFFFFFFSFSYLATSTESCKNSVCSSNSPGIHFPFRIQSRQPESCGYPGFDLSCNNATQTVLLNLPYSGQFIVQGIDYTTQQIWINDPKNCLPKQLLSLNLSGSPFKGVYHQEFSFFNCSSGLLKDQLTPIICLSDSNHTIFATSSRRVAALLLSACKFITNVSVPVQWPFYEQILSSDLNDDLWLTWDEPSGCGKCESRGGQCGFKTNSSHEIVCSNVPHQSGFPRSARYAIAVGVGVPGSLCLLGLLCFLFGKIESYIARRHIEIPEFNPTIAPLPKIMVGLGGSTIESYPKIVLGESWCLPKPNDNTCPICLSEYQPKETLKIIPKCQHCFHIECIDEWLNLNATCPICRSSPQ, from the exons ATGAACATTCTCGAAGTCACTTCCtccatcctcttcttcttcttcttcttcttctccttctcatACCTTGCAACCAGCACAGAGTCATGCAAAAACTCCGTTTGCAGCTCCAACAGCCCGGGAATTCACTTCCCGTTCCGGATACAAAGCCGTCAGCCAGAGTCATGTGGCTATCCGGGTTTTGATTTATCCTGCAATAATGCAACCCAAACAGTGCTTCTGAACCTGCCTTATTCAGGACAATTCATTGTCCAAGGGATAGACTATACCACACAGCAAATATGGATCAATGATCCAAAAAACTGCCTCCCTAAACAGCTTCTTTCGCTTAATCTCTCTGGTTCTCCCTTTAAGGGTGTATATCATCAAGAATTTTCATTCTTTAACTGCTCCTCTGGTTTATTGAAAGATCAATTAACACCTATTATTTGTCTTAGCGATTCAAATCACACAATATTTGCTACCTCGTCTAGAAGAGTTGCTGCACTTTTGTTATCAGCTTGTAAGTTCATTACAAATGTTTCGGTTCCAGTTCAGTGGCCATTTTATGAGCAAATATTATCCTCAGACCTTAATGATGATCTCTGGCTAACTTGGGATGAACCTTCTGGTTGTGGAAAGTGTGAGTCACGGGGAGGGCAGTGTGGGTTCAAAACCAATTCAAGCCATGAAATTGTGTGCTCTAATGTTCCTCATCAGTCCG GATTTCCAAGGAGCGCACGCTACGCCATTGCCGTTGGTGTTGGAGTACCGGGAAGTCTGTGCTTGCTAGGGCTACTATGTTTTCTCTTTGGCAAGATAGAGTCCTATATTGCTAGAAGACACATTGAAATCCCAGAATTCAATCCTACAATTGCTCCACTGCCCAAAATTATGGTGGGCCTTGGTGGGTCCACAATAGAGTCATACCCAAAAATAGTTCTTGGTGAGAGTTGGTGCCTACCCAAGCCCAATGACAACACTTGCCCAATATGTTTGTCAGAGTACCAGCCTAAAGAGACTCTAAAGATCATACCTAAATGCCAGCATTGTTTTCACATTGAATGCATTGATGAATGGCTTAACTTGAATGCTACGTGCCCCATTTGTCGGAGTTCTCCCCAATGA